A genome region from Mycobacterium florentinum includes the following:
- a CDS encoding mechanosensitive ion channel family protein: protein MTTNTTLLAFSMTQQWHGFWHGHIGGWILDQGLRIVMLLIAAVLAVRGVTWVADQVTRQLDVGFASSDALVRSEATKHRQAVASVIQWVSIVLIAIWGVVQISDVLNFSVGGLVAPATVIGAALGFGAQQLVKDLLSGFFIIVEKQYGFGDLVSLTVAGINAEARGTVENVTLRVTRLRSSDGELFTIPNGQIVKTINLSKDWARAVVDIPVSTSTDLNRVNEVLHEVCDHAMDTPLLGELLLDAPTLMGLESIEVDTVTLRMVARTLPGKQFEAGRQLRVLVMRALGRAGIVTTAEATVSVVEDDPGVPAAQAAEAAHEIAHESVKP, encoded by the coding sequence ATGACGACTAATACAACTCTTCTTGCCTTCTCGATGACGCAGCAGTGGCACGGCTTTTGGCACGGCCACATCGGTGGCTGGATCCTCGACCAGGGCCTGCGCATCGTGATGTTGCTGATCGCCGCGGTGCTCGCGGTCCGCGGCGTCACCTGGGTGGCCGACCAGGTCACCAGACAGCTCGACGTCGGCTTCGCCTCCAGCGACGCCTTGGTGCGTTCGGAGGCGACCAAGCACCGCCAGGCCGTGGCGTCGGTGATCCAGTGGGTGTCGATCGTGCTGATCGCGATCTGGGGCGTGGTCCAGATCAGCGACGTGCTGAACTTTTCGGTCGGCGGTCTGGTCGCGCCGGCCACCGTCATCGGTGCCGCGCTGGGTTTCGGTGCTCAGCAGCTGGTCAAGGATCTGCTCTCGGGCTTTTTCATCATCGTCGAGAAGCAGTACGGCTTCGGTGACCTGGTCTCATTGACCGTCGCTGGGATCAACGCCGAGGCGCGCGGCACGGTCGAGAACGTGACGTTGCGGGTGACCCGGCTGCGCTCGTCGGACGGCGAGTTGTTCACCATCCCCAACGGCCAGATCGTCAAGACCATCAACCTGTCCAAGGACTGGGCGCGCGCGGTGGTCGACATCCCCGTCTCGACCAGCACCGACCTCAACCGGGTCAACGAGGTCTTGCACGAGGTGTGCGACCACGCGATGGACACCCCGCTGCTCGGTGAGTTGCTACTGGACGCGCCCACTCTGATGGGCCTGGAAAGCATCGAAGTCGACACCGTCACGCTGCGCATGGTGGCCCGCACGCTGCCCGGCAAACAGTTCGAGGCGGGCCGCCAGTTGCGGGTGCTGGTCATGCGGGCACTCGGCCGCGCCGGCATCGTCACGACCGCCGAGGCGACGGTGAGCGTCGTCGAGGACGACCCCGGCGTCCCTGCCGCGCAGGCCGCCGAGGCAGCACACGAGATCGCGCACGAGTCGGTGAAACCGTGA
- the smpB gene encoding SsrA-binding protein SmpB: MAGKSSGGKATGGKQGGKKIVASNRKARHNYSILESFEAGVALVGTEVKSLRQGQASLADAFATVDDGEVWLRNLHIPEYEHGSWTNHDPRRNRKLLLHRRQIDTLIGKIRDGNLTLVPLSLYFSEGKVKVELALARGKQAHDKRQDMARRDAQREVLRELGRRAKGMN; the protein is encoded by the coding sequence GTGGCCGGAAAGTCCAGCGGGGGCAAGGCGACTGGTGGCAAGCAGGGCGGCAAAAAGATTGTCGCCTCCAATCGCAAGGCGCGGCACAACTATTCGATCCTGGAGTCGTTCGAGGCCGGAGTGGCTTTAGTCGGTACCGAAGTGAAGAGTCTGCGGCAAGGACAAGCCTCGCTGGCCGATGCGTTCGCGACCGTCGACGACGGCGAAGTGTGGTTGCGTAACTTGCACATTCCCGAGTACGAACACGGTAGCTGGACAAACCATGATCCGCGTCGCAATCGGAAGCTGTTGTTGCACAGGCGACAAATCGACACACTCATCGGAAAAATCCGAGATGGTAACCTGACGCTAGTTCCTCTCTCGCTGTATTTCTCAGAGGGCAAGGTCAAGGTCGAACTCGCACTAGCGCGAGGCAAGCAAGCACATGACAAGCGCCAGGACATGGCGCGCCGCGACGCCCAGCGTGAAGTACTACGTGAACTGGGTCGCCGAGCAAAGGGTATGAACTGA
- the ftsX gene encoding permease-like cell division protein FtsX yields MRFGFLLNEVLTGLRRNVTMTVAMILTTAISVGLFGGGLLVVRLAEHSRAIYLDRVETQVFLTEDVSANDPACSTNPCKALRTKIEGRDDVKSVRFLNRQDAYDDAIRKFPQYKDVAGKDSFPASFIVKLNNPEQHKDFDLAMQGQPGVLSVLNQKDLIDRLFAVLDGLSNVAFAVALVQAVGAILLIANMVQVAAYTRRTEIGIMRLVGASRWYTQLPFLVEAMFAAALGVAIAIGGLLVVRALFLDNALNQFYQANLIARVDYADILYISPILFLLGVSMAGLTAYATLRLYVRR; encoded by the coding sequence GTGCGCTTCGGCTTCCTGCTCAACGAGGTCCTGACCGGTCTTCGTCGAAATGTGACGATGACGGTCGCGATGATCCTGACGACCGCGATTTCGGTCGGGCTGTTCGGCGGTGGTCTGCTGGTGGTTCGGTTGGCCGAGCACTCCCGCGCCATCTACCTCGACCGCGTCGAGACGCAGGTGTTTCTCACCGAAGACGTATCCGCGAACGACCCGGCGTGCAGCACCAATCCGTGCAAGGCGTTGCGCACGAAGATCGAGGGCCGCGATGACGTCAAATCGGTTCGCTTCCTTAATCGTCAGGATGCCTACGACGACGCCATCCGAAAGTTCCCGCAGTACAAGGACGTTGCGGGCAAGGATTCCTTTCCCGCGTCGTTCATCGTCAAGTTGAACAATCCCGAGCAGCACAAGGACTTTGACCTTGCGATGCAGGGACAGCCCGGAGTGCTCTCGGTTCTCAACCAGAAAGACCTGATCGACCGGCTGTTCGCGGTCTTGGACGGATTGAGCAATGTCGCGTTCGCCGTCGCATTGGTGCAGGCTGTCGGCGCGATTCTGTTGATTGCCAACATGGTTCAGGTTGCGGCCTATACGCGGCGTACCGAAATCGGGATCATGCGGCTGGTGGGGGCCAGTCGTTGGTACACGCAGTTGCCGTTCCTGGTGGAGGCGATGTTCGCGGCGGCCCTCGGTGTGGCGATTGCGATTGGCGGTTTGCTCGTGGTGCGCGCATTGTTCCTGGACAACGCGTTAAACCAGTTCTACCAAGCCAATTTGATCGCTCGCGTTGACTACGCCGACATCCTTTACATCTCTCCGATTCTGTTCCTGCTCGGCGTGTCGATGGCGGGCTTGACGGCTTACGCGACGCTGCGCCTGTACGTACGGCGTTAG
- a CDS encoding FAD-dependent oxidoreductase — protein sequence MRRFHVAIVGSGPSGFFAAASLLKAADTSDEIDVAIDMLEMLPTPWGLVRSGVAPDHPKIKSISKQFEKTAADPRFRFFGNVVVGDHIEAAELAEQYDAVIYAVGAQSDRSLNIPGEELPGSVAAVDFVGWYNAHPNFEQISPDLSGARAVVIGNGNVALDVARILITAPDALATTDIADHALESLRPCGVEEVVVVGRRGPLQTAFTTLELRELADLEGVDVIVDPAQLDGISDEDAEAAGKTTKQNIKVLRDYAHREPRPGNRRMVFRFLTSPIEIKGDERVEGIVLGRNELVADESGRVSAKDTGEREELPAQLVVRSVGYRGVPTPGLPFDEKSATIPNTDGRVAGRRNEYVVGWIKRGPTGVIGTNKKDSQETVDTLINDLTGADEPSGFPDDHADKLAGWLASRQPKLVTSAHWDIIDRHERAAGEPHGRPRVKLPSLEKLLRISHG from the coding sequence ATGCGTCGATTTCATGTCGCCATCGTCGGCTCCGGACCGTCGGGGTTCTTCGCCGCAGCGTCTTTGCTGAAGGCCGCCGATACCTCCGACGAGATCGACGTCGCGATCGACATGCTCGAGATGTTGCCGACGCCGTGGGGGCTGGTGCGCTCGGGTGTCGCGCCCGATCACCCGAAGATCAAGTCGATCAGCAAGCAATTCGAAAAGACCGCCGCCGATCCGCGCTTCCGGTTCTTCGGCAACGTGGTGGTCGGCGACCACATCGAGGCCGCCGAACTCGCCGAGCAGTACGACGCCGTGATCTACGCGGTCGGGGCGCAGTCCGATCGTTCCCTCAACATCCCCGGCGAGGAGCTGCCCGGCAGCGTTGCCGCCGTGGACTTCGTCGGCTGGTACAACGCGCACCCGAACTTCGAGCAGATCTCCCCCGATCTGTCGGGGGCTCGGGCCGTGGTCATCGGCAACGGCAATGTCGCCCTCGACGTCGCACGCATCCTGATCACCGCCCCCGACGCGCTGGCGACCACCGATATCGCCGATCACGCGCTGGAATCGTTGCGTCCCTGCGGCGTCGAGGAAGTGGTGGTCGTCGGCCGGCGCGGACCGCTGCAAACCGCGTTCACCACGCTGGAGTTGCGCGAACTCGCCGACCTGGAAGGCGTCGACGTGATCGTCGACCCCGCGCAGCTCGACGGCATCAGTGACGAGGATGCCGAGGCCGCCGGCAAGACCACGAAGCAGAACATCAAGGTGCTGCGCGACTACGCCCACCGCGAACCCCGCCCGGGAAACCGCAGGATGGTGTTCCGGTTCCTGACGTCGCCGATCGAGATCAAGGGCGACGAGCGGGTCGAGGGAATCGTGCTCGGCCGCAACGAGTTGGTCGCCGACGAGAGCGGGCGGGTGTCGGCCAAGGACACCGGAGAACGCGAGGAGCTACCGGCGCAACTGGTCGTGCGCTCGGTCGGCTACCGCGGCGTGCCCACCCCGGGCCTGCCCTTCGACGAGAAGAGCGCGACCATCCCCAACACCGACGGCCGTGTTGCGGGCCGCCGCAACGAATACGTGGTCGGGTGGATCAAGCGTGGGCCGACCGGAGTCATCGGCACCAACAAGAAGGACTCCCAGGAAACCGTCGACACCCTGATCAACGATCTGACCGGCGCCGACGAACCGTCCGGATTCCCCGATGACCATGCCGACAAATTGGCCGGCTGGCTGGCCTCGCGCCAACCGAAGCTGGTCACCTCGGCGCACTGGGACATCATCGATCGCCATGAGCGTGCGGCCGGCGAACCGCACGGCCGCCCGCGCGTCAAACTGCCGAGCCTGGAGAAGCTGCTACGGATCAGCCACGGCTGA
- the prfB gene encoding peptide chain release factor 2: MEPDRQADIAALDSALTTVERVLDVDGLRHRIEKLEHEASDPKLWDDQANAQRVTSELSHTQGELRRIEQLRQRVDDLPVLYELAAEEGGADELAEADAELKALRADIEAAEVRTLLSGEYDEREALVTIRSGAGGVDAADWAEMLMRMYIRWAEQHKYGVEVFDTSYAEEAGIKSATFAVHAPFAYGTLSVEQGTHRLVRISPFDNQSRRQTSFAEVEVLPVVETTDHIDIPEGDLRVDVYRSSGPGGQSVNTTDSAVRLTHIPTGIVVTCQNEKSQLQNKVAAMRVLQAKLLERKRLEERAELDALKGDGGSSWGNQMRSYVLHPYQMVKDLRTEYEVGNPAAVLDGDIDGFLEAGIRWRNRKDDD; this comes from the coding sequence GTGGAACCCGACCGTCAAGCCGATATCGCCGCCCTCGACTCCGCCCTGACCACGGTGGAGAGGGTGCTCGACGTCGACGGTCTGCGCCACCGCATCGAGAAGCTCGAACACGAGGCCTCCGATCCCAAACTGTGGGACGACCAGGCCAACGCGCAGCGCGTGACCAGCGAGTTGTCGCACACCCAGGGCGAGCTGCGCCGCATCGAGCAGCTGCGCCAGCGGGTCGACGACCTGCCGGTGCTCTACGAGCTCGCCGCCGAGGAGGGCGGCGCCGACGAGCTGGCCGAGGCGGACGCCGAGCTGAAGGCCTTGCGTGCCGACATCGAGGCCGCCGAGGTGCGCACCCTGCTGTCGGGCGAGTACGACGAGCGCGAGGCGCTGGTCACCATCCGCTCCGGCGCCGGCGGGGTGGACGCCGCGGACTGGGCCGAGATGCTGATGCGGATGTACATCCGGTGGGCCGAGCAACACAAGTACGGCGTTGAGGTGTTCGACACGTCCTACGCCGAAGAGGCCGGGATCAAAAGCGCCACCTTCGCAGTCCACGCACCGTTTGCCTACGGCACGCTGTCGGTGGAACAGGGCACCCATCGGCTGGTGCGGATCAGCCCGTTCGACAACCAAAGCCGGCGTCAGACATCCTTCGCCGAAGTCGAGGTGCTCCCGGTCGTGGAGACCACCGATCACATCGATATTCCCGAAGGCGATCTGCGTGTCGACGTGTACCGATCCAGCGGTCCCGGCGGCCAATCGGTGAACACCACCGACTCGGCGGTTCGACTCACCCACATCCCAACCGGTATCGTCGTGACTTGCCAGAACGAAAAGTCGCAATTGCAGAACAAAGTTGCGGCGATGCGGGTTCTTCAAGCAAAGTTGTTGGAGCGCAAGCGTTTAGAAGAACGTGCTGAGCTGGACGCGCTGAAAGGGGACGGCGGCAGCTCCTGGGGTAACCAGATGCGCTCGTACGTATTGCATCCGTATCAGATGGTCAAGGATCTGCGGACCGAGTACGAGGTTGGCAATCCCGCGGCCGTCTTGGACGGGGACATCGACGGATTCCTGGAAGCGGGGATCCGGTGGCGCAACCGAAAAGATGACGACTAA
- the ftsE gene encoding cell division ATP-binding protein FtsE: MITLDHVSKKYKASARPALDDVNVKIDKGEFVFLIGPSGSGKSTFMRLLLAAETPTTGDVRVSKFHVNKLPGRHVPKLRQVIGCVFQDFRLLQQKTVYENVAFALEVIGKRAEQINRVVPDVLETVGLSGKANRLPNELSGGEQQRVAIARAFVNRPLVLLADEPTGNLDPDTSNDIMDLLERINRTGTTVLMATHDHHIVDSMRQRVVELSLGRLVRDEQRGVYGMDR, from the coding sequence ATGATCACCCTTGACCATGTCAGCAAGAAGTACAAAGCGTCGGCCCGTCCGGCGTTAGACGACGTCAACGTCAAAATCGACAAGGGTGAGTTCGTCTTCCTGATCGGCCCGTCGGGGTCGGGCAAATCGACGTTCATGCGGCTGCTGCTGGCCGCGGAGACGCCGACCACCGGGGACGTGCGGGTGTCGAAGTTCCACGTCAACAAGCTGCCGGGCCGGCATGTGCCCAAGCTGCGCCAGGTGATTGGCTGCGTTTTCCAGGACTTCCGTCTGCTACAGCAGAAGACGGTGTATGAAAACGTCGCCTTCGCGCTGGAAGTCATCGGCAAGCGCGCCGAGCAGATCAATCGGGTCGTGCCCGACGTGCTCGAGACGGTCGGCCTGTCCGGCAAGGCCAATCGGCTGCCCAACGAGCTGTCCGGTGGTGAGCAGCAGCGGGTGGCGATCGCGCGTGCGTTCGTGAACCGCCCGCTGGTCCTGCTGGCCGACGAGCCCACCGGCAACCTGGACCCCGATACCAGCAACGACATCATGGATCTGCTGGAGCGGATCAACCGCACCGGGACGACGGTGCTGATGGCGACGCATGACCACCACATCGTCGACTCGATGCGCCAGCGCGTCGTGGAGTTGTCGCTGGGCCGGCTAGTGCGCGACGAGCAGCGCGGCGTCTACGGGATGGACCGCTAG
- a CDS encoding maleylpyruvate isomerase family mycothiol-dependent enzyme, whose protein sequence is MAARVVTVLDKSDVLNGLFAVWDSIDALLAGLPEAQWRAATPLPGWDVQGVVSHVIGTESFLSGIAAPEPDIDVKALDHVRNDIGAMNECWVRHLGTQSGSSVLEQYRSVTDGRRKVLQDMSEEVWNAETITPAGPESYGRFMRIRVFDCWMHEQDIRLAIQRPSSDAELEGAASRLSLDEVAATLGFVVGKLAKAPDGSRILFDLTGPLARSIRVSVDGRAQVVADFGGQEPTATVRVDALQFTRLAGGRPMCPARPQDIELGGDRDVAARIVERLNFVI, encoded by the coding sequence ATGGCCGCACGTGTTGTCACCGTTCTCGACAAGTCCGATGTGCTCAACGGTCTGTTCGCGGTGTGGGACTCCATCGATGCGCTGCTCGCCGGGTTGCCCGAGGCCCAGTGGCGGGCGGCGACGCCGCTGCCGGGCTGGGACGTGCAGGGTGTGGTGTCGCACGTCATCGGCACCGAGTCGTTCCTCTCGGGCATCGCCGCGCCCGAACCGGACATCGACGTCAAGGCGCTCGACCATGTGCGCAACGACATAGGGGCAATGAACGAGTGCTGGGTGCGCCACCTCGGCACGCAATCCGGCAGCAGCGTTCTGGAGCAATACCGCTCGGTAACCGACGGACGCCGCAAGGTCCTGCAGGACATGTCCGAGGAAGTTTGGAACGCCGAGACCATCACGCCCGCGGGTCCCGAGAGTTACGGGCGGTTCATGCGGATCCGGGTCTTCGACTGCTGGATGCACGAGCAGGACATCCGCCTGGCGATTCAGCGTCCGTCGTCGGACGCCGAGCTGGAAGGTGCTGCCTCGCGACTGTCGCTGGACGAGGTCGCGGCCACCCTGGGCTTCGTCGTCGGCAAGCTGGCCAAGGCGCCCGACGGTTCCCGCATCCTTTTCGACCTGACCGGTCCGCTGGCGCGCAGCATCCGGGTCAGTGTCGACGGGCGCGCCCAGGTGGTGGCAGATTTCGGCGGGCAGGAGCCGACGGCGACCGTGCGGGTGGACGCCCTGCAGTTCACCAGGCTCGCCGGCGGGCGCCCGATGTGCCCGGCGCGCCCGCAGGACATCGAACTCGGTGGTGACAGGGATGTTGCGGCGCGGATCGTCGAGCGGCTGAACTTTGTGATCTGA
- a CDS encoding ATP-binding protein — MGEDPVIRELSAAVERSPDGVELRLHLAGLLADRGRYAEALGHCSAALSQDAGNADALSLVQRCSTALAAPAQPATEGTPVTGRSAGDAQFDWSSAERQVADIIEPAFVDAPADVVNEGDFDVLERSAVRLDDVAGMADVKRQIELSLLGPIRNPELMKAYKVSARGGLLLYGPPGCGKTYIAKAISGELGANFYQVGIADVLHHWFGESERSIRSVFDSARRNAPCVLFFDELDALGHRRSALSGSSGMRPVVNTLLEEMDSATSTNDGVYVLGATNAPWDVDPALRRPGRFDRMIFVGLPDAEARTGILRSHLKDRPVAGIDLKSIAKRTDGFSGADLAHVCDSATQLAMSASMRSGQVRPVTMADVDEAAAQIRPSTGPWFEVARNIVEFGNNDGTYDDLAKYLRRRKIR; from the coding sequence TTGGGTGAAGACCCGGTTATTCGGGAGCTGTCCGCTGCCGTGGAACGCAGCCCCGACGGGGTGGAGTTGCGGTTGCATCTGGCCGGCCTGCTGGCCGACCGGGGGCGCTACGCGGAGGCGCTGGGCCACTGCAGCGCGGCGCTGAGCCAAGACGCCGGCAACGCCGACGCGCTGAGCCTGGTGCAGCGCTGCAGCACCGCGCTCGCGGCGCCTGCGCAGCCGGCCACCGAGGGGACGCCGGTGACCGGGCGATCAGCCGGCGACGCGCAGTTCGATTGGTCCAGCGCCGAGCGGCAAGTCGCCGACATCATCGAGCCGGCTTTCGTCGACGCGCCCGCCGATGTCGTCAACGAAGGCGACTTCGACGTCCTGGAGCGCAGCGCGGTACGCCTCGACGATGTCGCGGGCATGGCCGATGTCAAACGCCAAATTGAACTTTCGCTGCTCGGCCCGATCCGCAATCCCGAGCTGATGAAGGCGTACAAGGTCTCGGCACGCGGTGGCCTGTTGCTGTACGGGCCACCCGGCTGCGGCAAAACCTATATCGCCAAAGCGATTTCGGGTGAACTCGGGGCGAACTTCTATCAGGTGGGAATCGCCGATGTTCTGCACCATTGGTTCGGGGAGAGTGAACGCAGCATCCGTTCGGTTTTCGACAGCGCTCGCCGCAACGCTCCGTGCGTGCTGTTCTTCGACGAATTGGACGCGTTAGGGCATCGGCGTTCGGCGTTGAGCGGCAGCTCCGGGATGCGGCCGGTCGTCAACACCTTGCTCGAAGAAATGGACTCGGCGACGTCCACCAACGACGGGGTGTATGTGCTGGGTGCCACCAATGCGCCCTGGGATGTCGACCCCGCGTTGCGGCGGCCCGGCCGGTTCGACCGGATGATCTTCGTGGGATTGCCCGACGCCGAAGCCAGGACGGGGATTCTGCGCTCGCACCTCAAAGATCGGCCGGTGGCGGGTATCGACCTGAAGTCGATCGCGAAGCGCACCGACGGGTTTTCGGGCGCCGACCTGGCGCATGTATGCGACAGCGCAACGCAATTGGCGATGTCGGCGTCGATGCGCAGCGGGCAGGTTCGCCCGGTGACGATGGCCGATGTGGACGAAGCGGCGGCGCAGATCCGTCCGAGCACCGGGCCGTGGTTCGAAGTCGCGCGCAACATCGTCGAATTCGGTAACAACGACGGAACCTACGACGATCTGGCAAAATACCTGCGGCGCAGGAAAATTCGGTAG
- a CDS encoding tetratricopeptide repeat protein: protein MASEPGVNQADQAIHIAEAYFDTENYERARDILRRSLAQNPSDPGLLAQHARAEYLLENYDGASRSAYAALAATPQHELAMRIYALSLDGLGRHGDALWMAWQGVETHPNEPLQHRVYARLLQKSRQLNSALVVVDEALRLDPASPDGLVLRGSILHDMGRIRESTDSYRQALALDANHAAALNNMAVNRLQRGNFGHALRGFLGAAGSDPALGDLVRRNIGAVLAKMLRRLTVVATVLAILTQIVGFTQHDGHSTVGLRGATGLVTAALIFILGRLLREIPRSVLVSVLRGRGFVVARLIHALLVIALGAFVTAFGAFVWTVAVAGMLTIAGLILARLGLTLGR from the coding sequence ATGGCATCGGAGCCCGGTGTCAACCAAGCCGACCAGGCCATTCATATTGCCGAGGCGTACTTCGACACCGAGAATTACGAACGCGCACGGGATATTCTGCGCCGTTCCCTGGCGCAAAACCCAAGCGATCCCGGCCTTTTGGCGCAACACGCTCGCGCTGAATACCTGCTGGAAAACTATGACGGTGCTTCGCGCAGCGCATACGCCGCACTTGCCGCCACGCCGCAGCACGAGTTGGCCATGCGGATCTATGCGTTGTCGCTCGATGGCCTCGGTCGTCACGGTGACGCGCTCTGGATGGCGTGGCAGGGAGTGGAAACTCATCCGAATGAGCCTCTGCAACATCGGGTTTACGCACGGCTGCTGCAAAAATCCCGCCAATTGAATTCCGCGCTGGTGGTCGTCGACGAGGCGTTGCGGCTCGACCCGGCCAGCCCCGACGGGCTGGTGCTGCGGGGCTCGATCCTGCATGACATGGGCCGTATCCGGGAATCGACGGACTCCTACCGGCAAGCGCTGGCGCTGGATGCAAACCACGCCGCCGCGCTGAACAATATGGCCGTCAATCGGCTGCAGCGCGGCAACTTCGGCCACGCCCTGCGCGGGTTTCTCGGTGCCGCCGGCAGCGACCCGGCGCTGGGCGATCTCGTCCGCAGGAATATCGGCGCCGTGCTGGCGAAAATGTTGCGGCGGCTGACGGTCGTCGCGACTGTTCTCGCGATCCTGACCCAAATTGTCGGGTTCACCCAGCACGACGGTCATTCCACCGTGGGGCTGCGCGGGGCGACCGGATTGGTGACCGCGGCGCTGATCTTCATTCTGGGTCGCCTGCTCCGCGAGATACCCCGCTCGGTGCTGGTGTCGGTGTTGCGGGGGCGGGGCTTTGTCGTCGCCCGCCTCATCCATGCATTGCTGGTGATTGCCCTCGGCGCATTCGTGACGGCCTTCGGCGCGTTTGTCTGGACGGTCGCGGTGGCGGGCATGCTGACGATCGCCGGCCTGATTTTGGCGCGGCTGGGTCTAACGCTGGGCCGTTAA
- a CDS encoding EamA family transporter produces the protein MGGVAARRVAALRVMLAAYPLEALLLGLIALAAGGPIHSGAIFWGCLYGVGQAFGMWAFYAALGSGPISVVAPLAGVLNAAVPVAVGVAMGERPGPAASAGVVLAVIAVMLVSREASVEGKTQFRFTPKVAWLTIFAGCAFGLDLVFLHQSPHDSKLWPLMFARLSATVVITVLAASRRNLRLPRGESMKLALAIALLDICALVTQLIALQSWLLSLASIMISLYPAATVVLAMMVLRERVTRWQGIGMVLAMGSVAMIAAN, from the coding sequence ATGGGCGGCGTGGCAGCTCGGCGGGTCGCGGCGCTGCGCGTAATGCTCGCCGCGTACCCGCTCGAGGCTCTGTTGCTGGGCCTGATCGCTCTCGCAGCGGGAGGTCCGATCCATTCCGGCGCGATCTTCTGGGGCTGCCTCTACGGCGTCGGTCAGGCGTTCGGCATGTGGGCGTTCTACGCGGCGCTGGGTTCCGGCCCCATCTCGGTGGTCGCGCCGCTGGCGGGCGTGCTCAATGCCGCGGTACCCGTGGCCGTCGGGGTCGCGATGGGGGAGAGGCCCGGCCCAGCTGCGTCGGCGGGGGTCGTGCTGGCCGTCATCGCGGTGATGCTGGTCAGCCGTGAGGCGTCGGTCGAGGGCAAGACACAGTTCCGGTTCACCCCCAAAGTGGCCTGGCTCACGATTTTCGCCGGGTGTGCGTTCGGGCTGGACCTGGTGTTCTTGCACCAGTCACCGCACGACTCCAAGCTTTGGCCGCTGATGTTCGCGCGGCTGTCGGCCACCGTGGTGATCACCGTGCTGGCCGCCTCGAGACGCAATCTGCGGCTGCCGCGGGGCGAATCGATGAAGCTGGCGTTGGCCATTGCGCTGCTGGACATCTGTGCCCTCGTGACCCAGTTGATAGCGCTGCAGTCGTGGCTGCTGTCGTTGGCCAGCATCATGATTTCGCTGTATCCGGCCGCCACCGTCGTCCTGGCGATGATGGTGTTGCGCGAGCGGGTGACCCGCTGGCAGGGGATCGGCATGGTGTTGGCCATGGGGTCGGTGGCCATGATCGCCGCCAACTAA
- a CDS encoding pyridoxamine 5'-phosphate oxidase family protein, whose translation MTDEPAVVLSEDESWRRLGGVALGRLVTSFAGEPEIFPVNYAVQNRTVLFRTAEGTKLFSAVGHSVVLFEADDHDVAQGWSVIVRGRARVLRTAAEIEEAERAQLVPWTATVKKHYVRVTPTEITGRHFTFGPEPDPNASFA comes from the coding sequence ATGACTGATGAGCCCGCGGTCGTCTTGTCCGAAGACGAGAGTTGGCGCAGGTTGGGCGGGGTCGCCCTGGGCCGGCTGGTGACGAGTTTCGCCGGCGAGCCCGAGATCTTCCCGGTGAACTATGCGGTGCAAAACCGAACCGTGCTGTTTCGCACGGCCGAGGGCACCAAGTTGTTTTCCGCCGTCGGGCACAGCGTGGTGCTGTTCGAAGCCGACGACCATGACGTCGCGCAGGGCTGGAGCGTGATCGTCAGGGGCCGCGCCCGGGTGCTGCGGACCGCCGCGGAGATCGAGGAAGCCGAACGCGCCCAGCTGGTGCCGTGGACCGCGACCGTCAAGAAGCACTACGTCCGGGTGACCCCGACCGAAATCACCGGGCGTCACTTCACCTTCGGCCCGGAACCCGACCCGAACGCAAGCTTTGCGTGA
- a CDS encoding group III truncated hemoglobin, whose amino-acid sequence MDDLVDRADVEALLRRFYDRVLIDEVLIEPFAQLRSEGLDAHIPVMCDFWETVLFRAGRYRGSALTVHRVIHRRTPLSSKHFVRWLTVWHNTVDEMYRGPAAERAKVQAARIAWAMHRRLTGGDAQELDALLAG is encoded by the coding sequence ATGGACGATCTGGTCGATCGCGCCGACGTCGAGGCACTGTTGCGTCGCTTCTATGACCGGGTGCTGATCGACGAGGTACTGATCGAGCCGTTCGCGCAGTTGCGGTCGGAGGGATTGGACGCGCACATCCCCGTCATGTGCGACTTCTGGGAGACCGTGCTGTTTCGCGCGGGCCGCTATCGTGGCAGTGCGCTCACCGTTCACCGTGTCATTCACCGACGAACTCCGTTGTCCAGCAAGCATTTTGTGCGCTGGCTGACCGTCTGGCACAACACCGTCGACGAGATGTATCGGGGGCCGGCGGCCGAGCGGGCCAAAGTGCAGGCCGCCAGGATCGCGTGGGCGATGCACCGGCGGCTGACCGGCGGTGACGCGCAAGAACTCGACGCGCTGCTCGCGGGCTGA